In one Halanaerobium saccharolyticum subsp. saccharolyticum DSM 6643 genomic region, the following are encoded:
- a CDS encoding PQQ-dependent sugar dehydrogenase: MRRFFFLSLIVIIAFSLSVQAQIRVGEFPQNVEDEFNLEPEAIEVEVWQQNLDVPWELVFLPKSDRVLVTERDGVVKQIIDGKLQSENYLDLDINSRGEGGLMGMAHHPDFPEKPYIYLMYTYTRSNRTLYNRVSRFKDQGQQGVEEEILIDQIPAGNNHNGGRIAFGPDEMLYITTGDTFNREIAQDLDNLGGKILRLTPEGKIPADNPFDNSPVYSLGHRNPQGLAWHPETGDLFISDHGPSGEDGLRAKDRIKVVKAGSNFGWPDKIGYFEAEEYANPLIMWEEAVPPSGMTFYRGNLYVGTLRSQSLVRIGLNRKNNTFEVEKIEHLFRNANSSIYGRIRTAVAGPDGYLYFLTNNRDGRGRPREGDDKILRFKIEE; encoded by the coding sequence ATGAGGAGATTCTTTTTTCTGAGCTTAATAGTTATTATAGCTTTTTCACTTTCAGTTCAGGCTCAAATTAGAGTTGGTGAGTTTCCACAGAATGTAGAAGATGAGTTTAATCTAGAACCGGAAGCAATTGAAGTTGAAGTCTGGCAGCAGAATTTAGACGTGCCCTGGGAATTGGTTTTTCTACCCAAAAGCGATAGAGTTTTAGTTACAGAAAGGGACGGAGTGGTAAAACAAATTATTGATGGTAAGCTCCAGTCAGAAAATTATCTGGATCTCGATATTAATTCTCGAGGAGAAGGTGGCCTCATGGGAATGGCCCATCATCCAGACTTTCCAGAAAAACCATATATCTATTTAATGTATACTTATACTAGAAGTAATAGGACTTTATATAATAGAGTTTCCCGATTTAAAGATCAGGGTCAACAAGGAGTTGAAGAAGAGATTCTTATTGATCAAATTCCTGCTGGTAATAATCATAATGGGGGCAGAATTGCTTTTGGTCCGGATGAAATGCTCTATATTACAACAGGAGATACTTTCAATAGAGAAATTGCTCAGGATTTAGATAACCTTGGAGGTAAAATCCTCCGCCTAACACCTGAGGGAAAGATTCCCGCGGATAATCCATTTGATAATTCTCCAGTTTATAGTCTCGGTCACCGCAACCCTCAGGGACTGGCCTGGCATCCAGAAACAGGTGATCTCTTTATTTCTGACCACGGCCCTTCTGGTGAAGATGGTCTGAGAGCAAAAGACAGAATTAAAGTTGTTAAAGCCGGCAGTAACTTTGGTTGGCCGGATAAAATCGGCTATTTTGAAGCTGAAGAATATGCGAATCCACTGATAATGTGGGAAGAAGCCGTTCCACCCTCGGGTATGACCTTTTATCGTGGAAATTTGTATGTTGGAACTCTCCGCAGCCAGTCTTTAGTCAGAATAGGACTTAACAGGAAAAACAATACTTTTGAAGTAGAAAAAATTGAACATCTATTCCGCAATGCCAATAGCTCTATTTATGGTAGAATCAGAACTGCTGTTGCCGGTCCAGATGGCTATCTTTATTTCTTAACCAATAACCGTGACGGTAGAGGCAGACCACGAGAAGGTGATGATAAGATTTTAAGGTTTAAAATTGAGGAGTGA
- a CDS encoding outer membrane lipoprotein-sorting protein, which yields MLKKISIFLISLLVLSTSFSLAQELDGAEVLKRLEASRQAKSHQMLMEMELYSSSGDMRSRKLNNYRQEGEVDRSLMQFTEPADIEGTSFLLLDDQANDQEDMYLYLPALGGVRKISGSQKNGSFVGSDLTYNDISIFSGSNFSDNYRAEIISENEEIIELYLEIIDPDIDYSYGKMWVRKDLWLGEKIEYYNQQEELIKVINLSSYDEIDGNRLARKIEVKNVQKGSSTILKMLEVEFDPELDPNIFTTRYLQRQ from the coding sequence ATGCTTAAAAAAATCTCGATTTTCTTAATTTCATTACTTGTTTTGAGCACATCATTCAGTCTGGCCCAGGAATTAGATGGAGCAGAGGTTTTAAAAAGACTGGAGGCTTCCAGACAGGCTAAAAGTCATCAGATGCTAATGGAAATGGAACTCTACAGCAGCTCTGGTGATATGAGAAGCAGAAAGCTTAACAACTATCGTCAGGAGGGAGAAGTTGATCGCTCACTGATGCAGTTTACTGAGCCAGCAGATATAGAAGGCACTTCATTTTTGCTATTAGATGATCAGGCAAATGATCAGGAAGATATGTATTTATATTTGCCAGCTTTAGGTGGAGTTAGAAAAATATCAGGCAGCCAGAAGAATGGTAGTTTTGTTGGCTCAGATTTGACATACAATGATATCAGTATTTTTAGTGGATCCAATTTCAGTGATAATTATCGGGCAGAAATTATATCAGAAAATGAAGAAATAATAGAGCTGTATTTAGAAATTATTGATCCAGATATTGACTACAGCTATGGGAAAATGTGGGTTAGAAAAGACCTCTGGTTAGGAGAAAAAATAGAATATTATAATCAGCAAGAGGAGTTAATTAAGGTTATTAATTTAAGCAGCTATGATGAAATTGATGGTAACCGCCTGGCCAGAAAAATTGAAGTTAAAAATGTTCAGAAAGGAAGCAGTACAATTTTGAAAATGCTGGAAGTAGAATTTGATCCTGAGCTTGATCCCAATATATTTACAACCCGCTATCTGCAGCGTCAGTAA
- a CDS encoding ABC transporter ATP-binding protein: protein MNDTAVKLTDITKIFKSKKSDDKVIAVNDFDLNIEEGELVTLLGPSGCGKTTTLRMVAGFETPSSGSIYLGGEDVVNRPANKRDTAMVFQSYGLFPHMTIFENITYGLRFKDMNKKAVKEKAAEIMELVGLSGYGNRNPGELSGGQQQRVALARALVVEPKVLLFDEPLSNLDAKLRESMRDEIRKLQKRLSITSLYVTHDQIEAMSISDRIVVMNKGEIEQIGSPEEIYYKPDTKFVADFIGKVNFLSGKVSKKEGNLIDIDLGYNKIEGIEQKIELNKNEEVTIAVRPESLIVDEQGKGFLDAEVIRKTYLGSYYQYVLKMPDGNIITVDVVNPINKKEYNVGGEVSISFPVDELHVIAEA from the coding sequence ATGAATGATACAGCAGTTAAATTAACTGATATTACAAAAATATTTAAATCAAAAAAATCAGATGATAAAGTCATTGCAGTTAATGACTTTGACTTAAATATAGAAGAGGGAGAACTTGTAACGCTTTTAGGACCTTCTGGATGTGGAAAAACTACAACTTTAAGAATGGTTGCTGGATTTGAGACTCCAAGCTCAGGTAGCATATATTTAGGTGGAGAAGATGTTGTTAATAGGCCTGCCAATAAAAGGGATACAGCAATGGTTTTTCAAAGTTATGGTCTCTTTCCCCATATGACCATTTTTGAGAATATAACCTATGGTTTAAGATTTAAAGATATGAATAAAAAAGCTGTTAAAGAAAAAGCAGCAGAAATTATGGAACTTGTAGGATTAAGTGGTTATGGTAATAGAAACCCAGGAGAGTTATCAGGAGGTCAGCAGCAGCGGGTTGCACTTGCAAGAGCTTTAGTAGTTGAACCAAAAGTTTTATTATTTGATGAGCCGCTTTCTAATCTTGATGCAAAATTAAGAGAATCAATGCGGGATGAAATTAGGAAACTTCAAAAAAGGCTTTCGATTACCTCTTTATATGTAACTCATGATCAGATTGAAGCAATGAGTATTTCAGATAGAATTGTAGTTATGAATAAAGGTGAAATTGAACAGATTGGATCTCCAGAAGAAATTTATTATAAACCTGACACAAAATTTGTAGCTGATTTCATTGGTAAGGTTAACTTTCTGAGTGGAAAAGTCAGTAAAAAAGAAGGAAACTTAATCGATATTGATTTAGGTTACAATAAAATTGAAGGAATTGAACAAAAAATAGAATTAAATAAAAACGAAGAAGTTACAATTGCAGTAAGACCTGAATCATTAATTGTGGATGAACAGGGTAAAGGTTTTCTAGATGCTGAAGTAATAAGAAAAACATATCTAGGATCTTATTATCAATATGTACTAAAAATGCCTGATGGAAATATTATTACGGTTGATGTAGTTAATCCAATTAATAAAAAAGAATATAATGTTGGCGGGGAAGTAAGCATTTCTTTTCCTGTTGATGAGCTTCATGTTATAGCAGAAGCCTAG
- a CDS encoding DUF1302 family protein produces MLNFKADNILITIIFILVLTLILNFIFTLSLTAASLSGELSTSVIYELESERWRDQSFLELDYQHDLNFDLNYYIKGALIFESYYQQDKKEREVDLELKEAYLNYYTDKIDWRLGRQSFSWGSSYNINPLNYFNPVDRNALDPFEARESVDGISASYYPAFDWQLTGVLTQHAEVDELQAAVQLIRRRWRGYDLAASVFSGNSLNVLPKPRQRNFYPAVNKVGFDFKGDFSSKNIGLFSEFVYSDYQNNGLENTNEIIIGMDYKFENNLYLLGQYYYQELAPAQASVNKLLIFRVEKPFAYFHNWELNLISDLKSGMSLVRPKLIFSLKEGLDLETGAVIKLNQKRESSLNQLNQELIYLSLSKYF; encoded by the coding sequence ATGCTTAATTTTAAAGCGGATAATATATTAATCACAATAATTTTTATTTTAGTTTTGACTTTAATATTAAATTTTATATTTACACTTAGTCTAACTGCAGCTTCCTTGAGTGGAGAATTAAGTACTTCAGTAATTTATGAGCTGGAGTCTGAGCGCTGGCGGGATCAAAGCTTTTTGGAATTAGATTATCAGCATGATTTAAATTTTGATTTAAACTATTATATAAAAGGCGCCTTAATTTTTGAGAGTTATTACCAGCAGGATAAAAAGGAGCGGGAAGTTGATTTAGAACTTAAAGAAGCCTATTTAAATTATTATACAGATAAGATCGACTGGCGGCTTGGAAGGCAAAGTTTCAGCTGGGGGAGTTCCTATAATATTAATCCCCTAAATTATTTTAACCCTGTTGACAGGAATGCCTTGGACCCCTTTGAAGCCAGAGAGTCAGTTGATGGAATCAGCGCCTCCTATTATCCAGCTTTTGATTGGCAGCTGACAGGAGTTTTAACTCAGCATGCAGAAGTCGATGAACTGCAGGCCGCAGTTCAGCTGATCCGCAGGCGCTGGCGGGGTTATGATCTTGCCGCATCTGTTTTTAGCGGTAATAGTTTAAATGTACTTCCAAAGCCTCGACAGAGAAATTTTTATCCGGCAGTAAATAAAGTTGGATTTGATTTTAAAGGTGATTTTAGCAGTAAAAATATAGGTCTTTTTTCTGAATTTGTTTACAGTGACTATCAGAATAATGGATTAGAAAATACAAATGAAATAATTATCGGCATGGATTATAAATTTGAGAATAACCTTTATCTTTTGGGACAGTATTATTATCAGGAATTAGCTCCAGCTCAAGCTTCAGTAAATAAATTATTAATTTTTCGGGTCGAAAAACCCTTTGCCTATTTTCATAACTGGGAGCTCAATCTAATTTCTGATCTTAAAAGTGGGATGTCTCTAGTCAGACCTAAACTTATATTTTCTTTAAAAGAAGGCCTTGATTTAGAAACTGGAGCGGTAATCAAGCTCAATCAAAAAAGAGAAAGCAGTTTAAATCAATTGAATCAAGAACTTATATATCTTTCTTTAAGTAAATACTTTTAG
- a CDS encoding dimethylsulfonioproprionate lyase family protein, with the protein MLKNILDELTLLYSKELSFVKSNFPKEDTIILKHLKFIVGKLEKLKNQLEIIEIKSETKPVVSYLSQISLENKADDYKMIINHLKKLKDKLFWRYGYQAPSQEMIEKYAYTEIIGPEGPIYSEEMIIGFVLLAPDFYYPKHRHSQIEESYLFLTGKTIYNKQAILAERSFILNKAGKVHELKSDSDQATLILYTWINKGAGSLKDYQLNLE; encoded by the coding sequence ATGTTAAAAAATATTTTAGATGAATTAACTTTATTATATTCAAAAGAATTATCATTTGTTAAATCTAATTTTCCAAAAGAAGACACAATTATTTTAAAGCATCTTAAGTTTATTGTAGGAAAACTTGAAAAATTAAAGAATCAATTAGAAATTATTGAAATTAAATCCGAAACAAAGCCAGTTGTCTCTTATCTTTCTCAGATTAGTCTTGAAAATAAAGCTGATGATTATAAAATGATTATAAACCACTTAAAGAAATTGAAGGACAAACTTTTTTGGAGATATGGTTATCAAGCGCCTTCCCAAGAAATGATTGAAAAATATGCGTATACTGAAATTATCGGTCCTGAAGGCCCTATTTATTCGGAGGAGATGATAATAGGTTTTGTTTTATTGGCCCCAGATTTTTATTATCCTAAACATAGACACTCTCAAATTGAGGAAAGTTACCTTTTTTTAACGGGAAAAACTATTTATAATAAGCAGGCAATTTTAGCAGAACGATCATTTATTTTAAATAAAGCCGGTAAAGTACATGAACTAAAATCAGACTCTGATCAAGCAACTTTGATCTTATATACCTGGATAAACAAGGGGGCAGGAAGCTTAAAGGATTATCAGCTTAATTTAGAGTAA
- a CDS encoding MgtC/SapB family protein, translating into MRGEVIIFEYALRLFLSAILGGIVGTEREKRDKAAGIRTYALVAVTSCLIMLTSYNLAMDLGDEKAYADAARIAAQVVSGVGFLGAGTILKNDNKIRGLTTAAGLWSVAGIGLAVGMGYYFIAIITTLIIVVTLAFI; encoded by the coding sequence ATGAGAGGTGAGGTTATAATTTTCGAATATGCTTTAAGACTTTTTTTATCGGCTATTTTGGGTGGCATAGTAGGTACCGAAAGAGAAAAAAGAGATAAAGCTGCAGGTATCAGAACTTATGCTTTAGTGGCTGTAACATCATGTTTAATTATGCTCACTTCTTATAATTTAGCAATGGATTTAGGTGATGAAAAGGCCTATGCTGATGCTGCTAGAATTGCAGCTCAGGTTGTAAGTGGTGTTGGATTTTTAGGTGCAGGGACAATACTTAAAAATGATAATAAAATTAGAGGACTGACCACAGCTGCAGGACTCTGGTCTGTTGCTGGAATTGGCCTTGCTGTTGGGATGGGTTATTATTTTATAGCAATTATAACTACATTAATAATTGTGGTAACTCTAGCTTTTATATAA
- a CDS encoding efflux RND transporter permease subunit has translation MLKKIIEKIASLAVEHPLPIIIIFILITLFSLYNLQAIEFDTAIKSQIPESMPSRSRLEEIENIFGGTEMIMLTVEAEDVLEAELLKKLKFISDELTKLGEVDQVNSPFTVNIIEGRNDELLIESAVNKIPADEAEKESLRARLKNSELVMGSVFAKNFKAVNIAVILSDNFDDAEVMGKIDNILAEADEKYGTETRVLKTGLPIIRALNAEIMQHDMRLLMPFGLVIMLIFLFLCFKQLRGVFLPFIVVVMSIIFSLSLLPTLGWKFQLLTVILPVILIAVTNDYGIHIIAAYQELAVGEKNSVQLSKDSVLKLGAPVIIAGITTVVGLLSLSTHLIVPARELGVLAGAGITFALFASLLFIPAVLSLLKVKTPLQNYRVEAQNNKESIKKGIIAAILFKTAELVGKKAKMILILSSLFVLVISFGIFMLNVDTNPISFYDKESDIVQATEIVNQNFGGANTISVVARGNITQSEMMQKISDFELKIKEFENVGEVNAVSKIIRTINREFHNGQAEFEKIPADDFALSQYLLLFSMSGDLDKMIDFKEENALLTARIETNSTEEISEVLKQIRSEAKNYGEGIFPLVGGFGDLLSELVNAVVRGQIISLFLSIILVIAVVMILFKSFTAGFYAAVPLVTALVSLFSLMGFLNIKLDMITAMLSSIMIGVGIDYTIHFLWRYREERRNLDKKEAVIQTLTTSGRGITFNALSVIVGFSILFVSGFLPVKFFAFLVTVSIAACLVGALLILPALVLIFEPEFLESD, from the coding sequence ATGCTGAAAAAAATAATAGAAAAAATAGCATCCCTGGCAGTAGAACACCCGCTTCCAATAATCATCATTTTTATTTTAATTACACTTTTTTCTCTCTATAATTTACAGGCTATAGAGTTTGATACAGCAATTAAAAGTCAGATTCCAGAATCTATGCCTTCTCGAAGCCGACTGGAAGAAATCGAAAATATCTTTGGTGGTACAGAAATGATCATGCTTACAGTTGAGGCAGAAGATGTGTTGGAAGCTGAGCTGCTGAAAAAACTTAAGTTTATTTCAGATGAACTAACTAAATTAGGAGAAGTTGATCAGGTTAACAGTCCTTTTACTGTAAATATTATTGAGGGTAGAAATGATGAACTGCTGATAGAAAGTGCTGTTAATAAAATCCCGGCCGATGAGGCTGAAAAAGAAAGTTTAAGAGCAAGGCTTAAAAATAGTGAGTTGGTGATGGGATCAGTTTTTGCAAAAAACTTTAAAGCGGTTAATATCGCTGTTATTCTATCTGATAATTTTGATGATGCAGAGGTCATGGGAAAAATTGATAATATTTTAGCAGAGGCAGATGAGAAATATGGAACAGAAACACGGGTTTTAAAAACGGGACTGCCCATTATTAGAGCCTTAAATGCAGAAATAATGCAGCATGACATGAGGCTTTTAATGCCATTTGGTTTAGTTATTATGTTGATTTTTCTTTTTCTCTGTTTCAAACAGCTGCGGGGAGTATTTTTACCTTTTATAGTTGTTGTAATGTCAATAATTTTTTCTCTGTCTTTGCTGCCAACTCTGGGCTGGAAGTTTCAGCTGCTGACAGTTATTTTGCCGGTAATTTTAATTGCTGTAACTAATGATTATGGAATCCATATTATAGCTGCTTATCAGGAGCTTGCAGTCGGAGAAAAAAATTCAGTTCAGCTCAGTAAAGATTCAGTATTAAAGCTGGGAGCTCCGGTAATTATTGCTGGAATTACAACGGTTGTTGGGTTGCTCTCACTTTCTACTCATTTAATAGTTCCAGCCAGAGAGCTGGGAGTCTTGGCAGGAGCTGGGATCACCTTTGCTCTTTTTGCAAGTCTGTTATTTATTCCGGCAGTTTTATCTCTGCTTAAAGTTAAAACACCACTGCAGAATTATCGGGTTGAGGCTCAAAACAATAAAGAAAGTATAAAAAAAGGAATTATAGCTGCAATTCTTTTTAAAACAGCAGAACTGGTCGGCAAAAAAGCTAAAATGATTTTAATTCTAAGTTCTTTGTTTGTTCTAGTTATTTCTTTTGGAATTTTCATGCTTAATGTTGACACCAATCCAATCAGCTTTTATGATAAGGAATCTGATATTGTTCAAGCAACCGAGATAGTTAATCAAAACTTTGGTGGTGCAAATACTATTTCTGTAGTTGCCAGGGGCAATATCACTCAGTCTGAAATGATGCAGAAAATTAGTGATTTTGAACTTAAAATTAAGGAATTTGAAAATGTAGGAGAAGTAAATGCAGTTTCCAAAATTATCAGGACAATTAATAGAGAATTCCATAATGGTCAGGCAGAATTTGAAAAGATCCCAGCTGATGATTTTGCTTTATCCCAGTATTTACTGCTATTTTCAATGTCAGGTGACCTTGATAAAATGATTGATTTTAAAGAAGAAAATGCTCTCTTGACTGCCAGAATTGAAACTAATAGTACTGAAGAAATTAGTGAAGTTTTAAAACAAATTCGAAGTGAAGCTAAAAATTATGGAGAGGGTATTTTTCCTTTAGTAGGTGGTTTTGGTGATCTTCTTTCCGAACTGGTTAATGCAGTTGTTCGGGGTCAGATAATTAGTCTTTTTCTATCAATAATTCTTGTGATAGCTGTAGTGATGATCCTATTTAAATCTTTTACAGCTGGTTTTTATGCAGCAGTTCCCTTGGTAACAGCTTTAGTTTCTCTATTTTCTTTAATGGGATTTTTAAATATCAAACTTGATATGATTACAGCAATGCTTTCTTCAATTATGATTGGGGTTGGAATTGATTATACAATTCATTTTCTCTGGCGCTATCGAGAGGAAAGAAGAAACTTAGATAAAAAAGAGGCTGTGATTCAAACCCTGACAACCTCAGGCCGGGGTATAACTTTTAATGCTCTTTCTGTAATAGTAGGGTTTTCAATACTTTTTGTTTCTGGCTTTTTACCGGTTAAATTCTTTGCTTTTTTGGTAACAGTTTCTATTGCTGCCTGTTTAGTGGGTGCCTTATTAATTCTTCCTGCGCTAGTCTTAATTTTTGAGCCGGAATTTTTGGAAAGCGATTAA
- a CDS encoding selenium metabolism-associated LysR family transcriptional regulator translates to MKIERIKTFINLVDLESYSLTAEKFEISQPAVSMQIKSLEKYFETELIHKEKGQINLSPAGKIVYQEGKKILKRWGYLKQRVESKKNMKIKKLKIASSTIPSVYLLPEIISTLNKNIDDLKTEVSVGDSRAMINLLENSEVDLIIVGSKPQNNKFNAIELCSDHLSLIAPLNHALIEQEKVFLAELQNQNLLMREEGSGTRKATISAFEEAGLKTDDFNVISQLGSTEAVISAVESGLGISFISKIAAKKAAICRRVAEIKIADVEYERKFYLAYNKNRHDDYLINIFIESAKNIL, encoded by the coding sequence ATGAAAATTGAAAGGATAAAAACTTTTATTAATTTAGTTGATTTAGAAAGTTATTCGCTGACAGCTGAAAAGTTTGAGATTAGCCAGCCAGCCGTAAGTATGCAGATTAAATCTCTTGAAAAATATTTTGAGACAGAATTGATTCATAAAGAAAAAGGTCAGATTAATCTTAGCCCTGCCGGCAAAATTGTTTATCAGGAAGGTAAAAAGATTTTGAAAAGATGGGGATACTTAAAGCAGAGAGTTGAAAGTAAAAAAAACATGAAGATCAAGAAGCTGAAAATTGCTTCCAGTACTATTCCTTCGGTATATTTACTGCCAGAGATAATTTCAACTTTAAATAAAAATATTGATGATTTAAAAACAGAAGTTTCAGTTGGTGACAGTAGAGCGATGATTAATTTATTGGAAAATAGTGAGGTGGATTTAATAATAGTTGGTTCTAAACCTCAAAATAATAAATTTAACGCAATAGAACTTTGTAGTGATCACTTAAGTTTGATAGCACCTTTAAACCATGCTTTAATTGAACAAGAAAAAGTTTTTTTAGCTGAACTTCAAAATCAAAATTTATTAATGAGAGAAGAAGGGTCAGGAACTAGAAAAGCTACCATTTCTGCTTTTGAAGAAGCAGGTCTTAAAACGGATGATTTTAATGTAATAAGTCAGCTGGGAAGTACAGAGGCTGTTATTTCTGCTGTTGAATCTGGGCTTGGTATTTCTTTTATTTCAAAAATAGCAGCTAAAAAAGCTGCTATTTGTAGAAGAGTTGCTGAAATAAAAATTGCAGATGTAGAATATGAACGCAAATTTTATTTAGCCTATAATAAAAATCGTCATGATGACTATTTAATTAATATTTTTATTGAATCTGCTAAGAATATTTTATAG
- a CDS encoding TetR/AcrR family transcriptional regulator — MISTREKILNESLDLFAAKGYHGTSMREIAKAVGIKGSSIYNHFSGKEDIFSELFNYLAPLNLESEKFQEKFMAADTDPLKVLNYFANIVIEEMQDNNKVKLLKMMLRENNNPVVKKRLQSRMKNNIERITKFFAQLQQQGKIKSNLEPAFTANEFVSALIYYRMRYLLFELDSFEELKEATQKHICFFWENIREK; from the coding sequence GTGATTTCTACTAGAGAAAAGATTTTGAATGAGTCTTTAGATTTATTCGCAGCCAAAGGATATCACGGCACTTCAATGCGGGAGATAGCTAAAGCAGTTGGGATTAAAGGCAGCTCAATTTATAATCATTTCAGCGGCAAAGAAGATATTTTTTCAGAACTTTTTAATTATCTGGCACCTTTGAATCTGGAGTCTGAAAAATTTCAAGAAAAATTTATGGCAGCAGATACTGATCCGCTTAAAGTTTTAAATTATTTTGCCAATATTGTTATTGAAGAAATGCAGGATAATAATAAAGTTAAACTATTAAAAATGATGCTTCGCGAGAATAATAATCCGGTTGTTAAAAAAAGGCTGCAGAGCCGCATGAAAAATAATATAGAAAGAATCACTAAATTTTTTGCTCAACTGCAGCAGCAGGGAAAAATAAAAAGCAATTTAGAGCCAGCATTTACTGCTAATGAATTTGTCAGTGCTCTGATATATTACCGTATGCGTTATCTGCTCTTTGAACTGGACAGCTTTGAAGAGCTGAAAGAGGCAACTCAAAAACACATTTGTTTTTTCTGGGAGAATATCAGGGAAAAATAA